The segment ATCAAGTCTCAAAGAATCTGGAATTAGATGAGACGCGTCGTTATTTGGAAGACGACATTAACCGCGATCAGAACAGTTTCTTATATCAGAATGTCATTATTACTGACTCAGACGGAGGCGTACAGCAGATTGAATTACAAAGTTTCAGCAGTCAGAAGTTTCAACCCCGTTCTTCGTTGAGTAATCAACAGACTAATTCGATCGTCAATACATCACGCGATTTACAGAAAACGCTGAAGCAGCGTTATCAGTATCAAGGAGGATTGATCGATGAAGTGATTTACAACATCTTATATACAGCAAATCTGAGACCGATTCAGGAACGAGTTGATTTCAAGAAGCTGAACAGTTATTTAAAGAATGAATTTATCAACAGTGGATTAAACCTTCCCTTTGTTTTTTCAGTCATAAACAAAGATGGAAACGAAGTGTATCGGAGTGGAAAGATTGATGGCGAGCCGCTCGCTTCTGATATTATTACGCAAGTGTTGTTCCCCAATGATCCTCCATCCAAGCAGAATTATCTGAAGGTTTATTTTCCGACAAAAGGAGATTACATCTCCAACTCAATTACGTTTATTGTACCGTCGGTTATTTTCTCGATGATTCTGTTGATTACATTCATCTTTACCATTTACATTGTATTCCGCCAGAAGCGTCTGTCGGAAATGAAGAATGATTTCATCAACAATATGACACATGAGCTGAAGACACCGGTTTCTACCATTTCGCTGGCGGCTCAGATGTTGAAGGATTCAGATATCACGAAGAGTCCGGAAGTATTCAAGCATATTTCTGGTGTGATTAACGATGAAACCAAACGCTTGGGATTCTTGGTTGAAAAGGTATTGCAGATGTCGTTGTTTGAACGTCAGAAAGCAACCTTAAAGTTAAAGGAGCTGGATGCCAATGATCTGATCGTATCAGTAGCCAATACCTTTGCCCTGAAAGTAGAAAAGTATGGCGGGACACTGGATCTGGATCTAGAAGCGTTGGATTCGACAATCTATGTGGATGAAATGCATATTACGAATGTGTTGTTTAATTTGATGGATAATGCAGTTAAGTACCGTCGCCAGGACGTTCCGCTTGCCTTGGTAGTTCGAACCTGGAATGAAAACGGTAAACTGCATATCTCGGTAGAAGATAACGGTATCGGAATCAAGAAAGAATACTTGAAGAAAGTATTCGACCGTTTCTTCCGAGTACCGACAGGCAACAAACATGATGTAAAAGGCTTTGGCTTAGGACTGGCTTATGTGAGGAAAATTATTGAGGATCACAAAGGCTCTATCCGGGCAGAACAAGGCAATAACAATATAGGGACAAAATTTATTATTACTTTACCTCTTATAAAAAGTTAGTTATGGAAGAAAAAATGAAAATCTTCTTTTGTGAAGACGATGAAAACTTGGGAATGCTTCTGAGAGAATATCTGCAGGCAAAAGGGTATGTTACAGACCTTTTCTGTGATGGAGAAGCAGGATACAAAGGGTTTACAAAGGCGAAATACGATCTTTGTGTGTTGGATGTGATGATGCCTAAGAAAGATGGTTTTACGCTGGCTCAGGAAATTCGCTCGGTTAATCCGGATATTCCTATCATCTTCCTTACTGCCA is part of the Parabacteroides sp. AD58 genome and harbors:
- a CDS encoding sensor histidine kinase; protein product: MKKSTIWLLAVVMAFAFAGLLYLQISYVDIILKTRSEQFDETVKQCLHQVSKNLELDETRRYLEDDINRDQNSFLYQNVIITDSDGGVQQIELQSFSSQKFQPRSSLSNQQTNSIVNTSRDLQKTLKQRYQYQGGLIDEVIYNILYTANLRPIQERVDFKKLNSYLKNEFINSGLNLPFVFSVINKDGNEVYRSGKIDGEPLASDIITQVLFPNDPPSKQNYLKVYFPTKGDYISNSITFIVPSVIFSMILLITFIFTIYIVFRQKRLSEMKNDFINNMTHELKTPVSTISLAAQMLKDSDITKSPEVFKHISGVINDETKRLGFLVEKVLQMSLFERQKATLKLKELDANDLIVSVANTFALKVEKYGGTLDLDLEALDSTIYVDEMHITNVLFNLMDNAVKYRRQDVPLALVVRTWNENGKLHISVEDNGIGIKKEYLKKVFDRFFRVPTGNKHDVKGFGLGLAYVRKIIEDHKGSIRAEQGNNNIGTKFIITLPLIKS